A single region of the Pseudomonas sp. GGS8 genome encodes:
- the zapE gene encoding cell division protein ZapE translates to MNVDSPLSAWQHAIEQKGFVQDEAQEQAVWALQKCHEALQEGRAPITGVYLWGPVGRGKTWLMDQFYQNLRVPARRQHFHHFMGWVHQRSFQLTGTADPLKALARELSQEVRVLCFDELFVNDIGDAIILGRLFQVMFEQGVVVVCTSNQPPDQLYADGFNRDRFVPAITAIKQHMQVIAVDGGEDHRLHPGAGLQRYWVNVPGQPGALGDVFKALTIGQSLSSDPVNIGYRSVTVMQASRTVLWCRYAEVCEQPFAAMDFMALCDTFSAILLSDVPNLSAQKREGRIARGTEDGVERVAAGDRELPQLSVHDDGVRRFIALVDECYDRKVPLYLEAQVPMEALYTEGYLEFPFRRTLSRLQEMQLKRFAEA, encoded by the coding sequence ATGAATGTCGACTCTCCCTTAAGCGCCTGGCAACACGCCATCGAACAGAAGGGCTTCGTCCAGGACGAAGCCCAGGAACAGGCCGTGTGGGCGCTGCAAAAATGCCACGAAGCCTTGCAGGAAGGCCGCGCGCCCATTACCGGCGTGTACCTCTGGGGTCCGGTCGGGCGGGGCAAGACTTGGTTGATGGATCAGTTCTATCAAAACCTGCGCGTCCCGGCCCGGCGGCAGCACTTTCACCACTTCATGGGCTGGGTGCATCAGCGCTCCTTCCAATTGACCGGCACCGCCGACCCGCTGAAGGCCCTGGCCCGCGAGCTGAGCCAGGAAGTGCGGGTGTTGTGTTTCGATGAACTGTTCGTCAACGATATCGGTGACGCGATCATTCTCGGGCGTTTGTTTCAGGTGATGTTCGAGCAAGGGGTGGTAGTGGTCTGCACCTCCAACCAACCGCCGGATCAGCTGTACGCCGATGGTTTCAACCGCGACCGCTTCGTGCCGGCGATTACCGCGATCAAGCAACACATGCAGGTGATCGCGGTGGATGGCGGGGAAGATCATCGTCTGCATCCCGGCGCCGGTCTGCAGCGTTACTGGGTGAACGTTCCGGGTCAGCCCGGTGCCCTCGGCGACGTATTCAAGGCCTTGACCATCGGCCAGTCGCTGTCCAGTGATCCGGTGAACATCGGTTACCGTTCGGTCACTGTCATGCAGGCCAGTCGAACTGTGCTCTGGTGCCGTTACGCCGAGGTTTGCGAGCAGCCTTTTGCCGCCATGGACTTCATGGCGCTGTGCGACACCTTCAGCGCGATTCTGTTGAGTGACGTGCCCAATCTCAGCGCGCAAAAACGCGAAGGGCGCATCGCCCGCGGCACTGAAGACGGTGTCGAGCGGGTGGCGGCGGGGGATCGTGAGTTGCCGCAATTGTCGGTGCATGACGACGGCGTGCGGCGGTTCATTGCCCTGGTGGACGAATGCTATGACCGCAAGGTGCCGCTGTACCTCGAAGCGCAGGTGCCCATGGAAGCGTTGTACACCGAGGGCTATCTGGAATTCCCGTTTCGCCGCACCCTCAGCCGTTTGCAGGAGATGCAGCTAAAACGCTTTGCCGAGGCTTGA
- a CDS encoding nuclear transport factor 2 family protein, translating into MSHPAPSLAPAIAAYIAAANARDTSRVASFFAEDANVFDEGQHQVGTQAIAQWMQDTAQRYQPRVEVLDVQLRTGKVLVHNLISGTFPGSPLELRYMFRLNEQGKIARLDISL; encoded by the coding sequence ATGTCCCATCCAGCCCCTTCACTGGCCCCCGCCATTGCCGCCTACATTGCTGCAGCCAATGCTCGCGACACCTCGAGGGTCGCCAGTTTTTTCGCTGAGGATGCCAACGTGTTCGATGAGGGGCAGCATCAGGTCGGCACCCAAGCCATCGCCCAATGGATGCAAGACACGGCGCAACGTTATCAGCCGCGGGTCGAGGTGCTCGACGTTCAACTGCGCACCGGCAAAGTGCTGGTGCACAACCTGATTTCCGGCACCTTTCCCGGTAGCCCGCTGGAACTGCGTTACATGTTCCGACTCAATGAGCAGGGCAAGATCGCCCGTCTGGACATCTCGCTGTAA
- a CDS encoding LEA type 2 family protein: MRRLLALSLSLLLLSLSACALFPSRDPLHINVVGIEPLQSQELEVRFAVKLRVQNPNETAIAYNGVALDLEVNGRPLASGVSDQSGSIPRFSEAVIVVPVSVSAFSVLRQTLGLSQTQALDNLPYVLRGKLAGGVFGTLRFVDSGKLSLPGSTNATW, translated from the coding sequence ATGCGCAGATTGCTAGCCCTGTCCCTATCCCTTCTATTGCTCTCCCTGAGCGCCTGCGCCCTGTTCCCCAGTCGCGACCCGCTGCACATCAATGTGGTCGGTATCGAGCCGCTGCAAAGCCAGGAACTGGAAGTGCGTTTCGCGGTAAAACTGCGCGTGCAAAATCCCAACGAAACCGCGATCGCCTACAACGGCGTAGCGCTGGACCTGGAAGTCAACGGCCGACCACTCGCCTCCGGCGTCAGCGACCAGTCGGGCTCGATCCCACGATTCTCCGAAGCAGTGATCGTGGTGCCGGTGAGCGTTTCGGCCTTCTCGGTGCTACGTCAGACCCTCGGGCTGAGTCAGACGCAGGCATTGGACAATCTGCCGTATGTGCTTCGGGGCAAACTGGCGGGCGGCGTGTTCGGCACCCTGCGTTTTGTCGATAGCGGCAAGCTCAGCCTGCCGGGCTCGACCAACGCCACCTGGTAA
- a CDS encoding alkaline phosphatase D family protein, translating to MSLLLGPILQFRGIHNNVYNVSALVVLPLGAPSPTVQIPKGVTADTPLAIADIPLLSPQSRVWRIDFKAVQDQAVATTYTVTIEGAQANFVVPAEGQSPRIAYVSCNGFSDPKEMEKVDRNNERWEHMWGAHQGKPYHLLLMGGDQVYSDDMRSSVASMKTWFAKPFADRQKAAYSKVIEADLDKFFARLYLECWKQPEMARVFGAIPTVMMWDDHDIIDGWGSYDEILHSSPVFQGLFATAKRYFRIFQQQLIQTHPHLKPSADTHPCAIPGTADGFHLGFTGLGELALLVPDLRSERTPDLTTPQAQQTRVISPVSWDAIYAWLDKVPAHKHLLLMSSIPVGYLDLQAAEKALDLMSGQQELEDDLRDHWRSLPHRNERKRLIMRLLDFAKAQSCKVTLVSGDVHVAGACVIESKLPRHGIDGAGKIYQLISTGVVHPAPAVLAVHFLESIGANQEQIDYGITGTMLPVSARGRYLIAARNWLAIEPDEGGTGKTRLWANWHIEGLKHCVTQVIDPVT from the coding sequence ATGAGTTTGTTATTAGGCCCGATTCTGCAGTTCCGCGGCATCCACAATAATGTCTATAACGTGTCCGCCCTGGTGGTTTTACCCTTGGGCGCGCCATCGCCCACGGTGCAAATACCCAAAGGGGTCACTGCCGACACCCCGTTGGCCATCGCCGATATCCCGTTGCTCAGCCCTCAGTCCCGCGTCTGGCGCATCGATTTCAAAGCGGTGCAGGATCAGGCCGTTGCTACTACTTACACGGTCACGATAGAGGGTGCGCAGGCCAACTTCGTCGTTCCGGCCGAGGGCCAGTCGCCGCGCATTGCCTATGTGTCGTGCAACGGCTTCTCCGACCCCAAGGAGATGGAGAAGGTAGACCGCAACAACGAGCGTTGGGAGCACATGTGGGGCGCTCACCAGGGCAAGCCCTATCATCTGCTGTTGATGGGCGGCGATCAGGTTTACAGCGATGACATGCGCAGCAGTGTGGCGTCCATGAAAACATGGTTCGCCAAACCTTTCGCCGATCGACAAAAGGCTGCTTACAGCAAGGTGATCGAAGCCGATCTGGACAAGTTTTTCGCCAGGCTCTACCTGGAATGCTGGAAACAGCCCGAGATGGCCAGGGTGTTCGGCGCCATTCCAACGGTGATGATGTGGGATGACCATGACATCATCGATGGCTGGGGTTCCTACGATGAGATATTGCATTCCAGCCCGGTGTTCCAGGGGCTGTTTGCCACGGCCAAACGCTACTTCAGGATTTTCCAGCAGCAACTGATCCAGACGCATCCTCATCTCAAACCCTCCGCTGATACCCATCCCTGCGCGATTCCCGGAACCGCTGACGGCTTTCACCTGGGGTTCACCGGCCTGGGCGAATTGGCATTGCTGGTCCCCGACCTGCGCAGCGAACGCACGCCGGATTTGACCACCCCGCAGGCCCAACAAACCCGGGTCATTTCCCCGGTCAGTTGGGATGCGATTTATGCCTGGCTGGACAAGGTCCCTGCGCACAAGCACCTGTTGCTGATGTCGAGTATTCCAGTGGGTTACCTTGATTTACAGGCAGCCGAAAAGGCGCTGGACCTGATGTCGGGGCAACAGGAACTCGAGGACGATTTGCGCGACCACTGGCGAAGCCTGCCGCACCGCAACGAACGCAAGCGCTTGATCATGCGGCTGCTGGATTTCGCCAAAGCTCAATCATGCAAGGTCACGCTGGTGTCCGGCGATGTTCATGTGGCCGGGGCCTGTGTGATCGAATCGAAGTTGCCTCGGCATGGCATTGATGGCGCAGGGAAAATCTACCAATTGATTTCCACCGGCGTCGTGCATCCTGCGCCTGCGGTGCTGGCAGTGCACTTTCTGGAGTCCATCGGTGCGAACCAGGAACAGATCGACTACGGCATCACCGGAACCATGCTGCCCGTCAGCGCAAGAGGGCGTTACCTGATCGCTGCTCGAAACTGGCTGGCGATAGAGCCGGATGAAGGCGGCACCGGCAAGACCCGACTGTGGGCCAACTGGCATATAGAAGGCCTGAAGCATTGTGTGACGCAGGTTATCGACCCCGTGACGTAG
- a CDS encoding carbon-nitrogen hydrolase family protein produces the protein MPKSIVAALQIGALPGGKADTLEQILAWETAIIESGAKLVVMPEALLGGYPKGESFGTQLGYRLPEGREAFARYFANAIDVPGAETDALAGLSSRTGANLVIGVIERAGSTLYCTALYFDPQEGLIAKHRKLMPTGTERLIWGKGDGSTLPVLDSQVGRIGAVVCWENMMPLLRTAMYAKGVEVWCAPTVDEREMWQVSMRHIAHEGRCFVVSACQVQDSPQALGVNIANWPAERPLIAGGSVIVGPMGDILAGPLRGEAGLLTAEIDTDDLIRARYDYDVVGHYARPDVFELSVDERAKPGVRFNA, from the coding sequence ATGCCCAAGTCCATTGTTGCTGCCCTGCAAATCGGCGCCTTGCCCGGAGGCAAGGCTGACACCCTCGAACAAATCCTCGCCTGGGAAACCGCCATAATCGAATCCGGTGCAAAGTTGGTGGTCATGCCCGAGGCGTTGCTCGGTGGCTACCCCAAAGGCGAAAGCTTCGGCACGCAACTCGGCTATCGACTGCCGGAAGGTCGAGAAGCGTTTGCCCGGTATTTCGCCAACGCCATCGACGTGCCCGGTGCCGAGACCGACGCCCTGGCCGGGTTGTCTTCACGCACCGGCGCCAATCTGGTCATCGGCGTGATTGAGCGCGCGGGCAGCACCTTGTACTGCACCGCGCTGTATTTCGACCCGCAGGAGGGGCTGATCGCCAAGCACCGAAAATTGATGCCCACCGGCACCGAGCGACTGATCTGGGGCAAGGGTGACGGCTCGACCTTGCCGGTGCTCGACAGCCAGGTCGGGCGGATCGGCGCAGTGGTGTGTTGGGAAAACATGATGCCGTTGCTGCGTACCGCGATGTACGCCAAAGGCGTGGAGGTCTGGTGTGCGCCGACCGTGGACGAGCGCGAAATGTGGCAGGTCAGCATGCGCCACATCGCCCATGAAGGGCGCTGCTTCGTGGTCAGCGCCTGTCAGGTTCAGGACTCACCGCAAGCCTTGGGTGTGAACATCGCCAACTGGCCGGCGGAGCGCCCGTTGATTGCCGGCGGCAGCGTGATTGTCGGGCCGATGGGCGACATTCTCGCCGGGCCGCTGCGTGGCGAGGCGGGATTGCTGACTGCGGAAATCGACACCGATGACCTGATCCGCGCCCGATACGACTACGACGTGGTCGGGCACTACGCGCGCCCGGACGTGTTTGAGTTGAGCGTTGATGAGCGGGCCAAACCGGGTGTGCGGTTCAACGCATAA
- a CDS encoding LysR substrate-binding domain-containing protein, which yields MNQMNIATVDLNLLKVFEALHEESSASRAALRLGVTQSAVSAALRRLREVYGDQLLVRTGRGLAPTLKANQLKPVVSDALNKCRQSLAMVDPAAHHYDGRSVTVGLSDDFEIAYGRRLIEEISHRAPKLRLIFRQTHSQIVARALMERSIDLAITAGGFAERLLSRQVLGEGDYLCLVDPLSLAEGQQTLNLEEFVTREHILVSSGGFIGITDEGLAALGLSRRVCASTTHFAALPYLLKGSQAVATIPAHAAQSIAALSGLALLPCPLALPRYPIELGWRTSTQLDLVVLKVREAIAAIFSGAFI from the coding sequence ATGAACCAAATGAATATCGCCACCGTCGATCTCAACCTGCTCAAAGTCTTCGAAGCCTTGCATGAGGAGTCCAGCGCAAGCCGTGCCGCACTGCGTCTTGGCGTGACGCAATCGGCGGTCAGTGCGGCATTGCGTCGGTTGCGCGAGGTGTATGGCGATCAGTTGCTCGTGCGCACCGGCCGAGGTCTGGCGCCGACGCTCAAGGCCAATCAGTTGAAACCAGTGGTCAGCGATGCACTGAACAAATGCCGGCAGAGCCTGGCGATGGTCGATCCGGCGGCCCATCATTACGACGGGCGCTCGGTGACCGTGGGTTTGTCGGATGATTTCGAAATCGCCTACGGGCGACGATTGATCGAAGAAATCTCTCACCGTGCGCCGAAGCTGCGGCTGATCTTTCGCCAGACCCACAGCCAGATCGTCGCCCGGGCCTTGATGGAACGCAGCATTGATCTGGCGATCACCGCAGGCGGGTTTGCCGAGCGTTTGCTCAGCCGTCAGGTGCTGGGTGAAGGGGATTATCTATGCCTGGTGGACCCCCTCAGCCTGGCCGAGGGGCAGCAGACCCTCAACCTTGAGGAATTCGTCACCCGCGAACACATCCTGGTGTCCTCGGGCGGTTTTATCGGGATTACCGATGAAGGCCTCGCCGCGTTGGGATTGAGTCGACGGGTCTGCGCGTCGACCACCCACTTTGCCGCGTTGCCGTATCTGCTCAAGGGCAGTCAGGCGGTGGCGACCATTCCGGCCCATGCGGCGCAAAGTATCGCCGCCCTCAGTGGACTGGCGTTGCTGCCCTGCCCTCTGGCGCTGCCGCGTTACCCGATCGAATTGGGTTGGCGCACCAGTACGCAGCTCGATCTGGTGGTGTTGAAAGTGCGCGAAGCGATTGCCGCGATCTTTTCCGGGGCGTTTATTTAG
- a CDS encoding Ldh family oxidoreductase, with the protein MTASPDMAVNSNTPNLDFDALVQLLEQIFLRHGTSADVARTLALNCAGAERDGAHSHGVFRIPGYVSTLRSGWVNGQAVPVVEDVASGFVRVDAGNGFAQPALAAARPLLVEKARSAGIAVLAIRNSHHFAALWPDVEPFADEGLVALSVVNSMTCVVPHGADRPLFGTNPIAFAAPRADGAPIVFDLATSAIAHGDVQIAARKGERLPAGMGVDSLGQPTQDPKAILEGGALLPFGGHKGSALSMMVELLAAALTGGNFSFEFDWSNHPGAKTPWTGQLLIVIDPSKAAGQSFAERSQELVRQMHSVGLKRLPGDRRHLQRAKANVEGIALDAQTLADLRELAGL; encoded by the coding sequence ATGACCGCATCGCCTGATATGGCCGTCAACTCGAACACCCCAAACCTCGATTTCGACGCGCTCGTTCAATTGCTCGAACAGATTTTCCTGCGCCATGGCACCTCCGCCGATGTCGCCAGAACCTTGGCCCTCAACTGTGCCGGCGCCGAGCGCGACGGGGCGCACAGTCATGGTGTTTTCCGAATTCCCGGCTATGTGTCGACGCTGCGCAGCGGCTGGGTCAATGGTCAGGCCGTGCCAGTGGTCGAGGACGTGGCCTCGGGTTTTGTCCGGGTGGATGCTGGCAATGGATTTGCCCAGCCGGCCCTCGCGGCGGCGCGGCCCTTGCTGGTGGAAAAAGCTCGCAGTGCCGGCATTGCGGTGTTGGCGATCCGCAATTCCCATCACTTCGCTGCCTTGTGGCCGGATGTCGAGCCGTTTGCCGATGAAGGATTGGTGGCGCTGAGCGTGGTCAACAGCATGACCTGCGTGGTGCCGCACGGTGCCGATCGTCCGCTGTTCGGGACCAACCCGATTGCCTTCGCCGCGCCCAGGGCTGACGGTGCGCCGATTGTCTTCGATTTGGCGACCAGCGCCATCGCCCATGGCGACGTGCAGATCGCCGCACGCAAAGGCGAGCGCTTGCCTGCGGGCATGGGGGTGGACAGCTTGGGCCAGCCGACTCAGGACCCGAAAGCCATTCTCGAAGGTGGCGCGTTGCTGCCGTTTGGCGGGCACAAGGGCTCGGCGCTGTCGATGATGGTGGAATTGTTGGCGGCGGCGTTGACCGGCGGCAATTTTTCTTTCGAGTTCGACTGGTCGAACCATCCGGGGGCCAAAACCCCCTGGACCGGGCAACTGCTAATCGTGATCGACCCGAGCAAAGCGGCGGGGCAGAGCTTTGCCGAACGCAGTCAGGAACTGGTCCGGCAGATGCACAGTGTCGGGCTCAAGCGTTTACCGGGTGATCGGCGTCACCTGCAACGCGCCAAAGCCAATGTCGAAGGCATTGCGCTCGATGCCCAGACCCTGGCGGATCTGCGGGAGCTGGCGGGGCTTTGA
- a CDS encoding YafY family protein, whose amino-acid sequence MSRTTRLLTLLQVLRGKSRPVTAATLASELEISERTLYRDIAELTALGAPIFGEAGIGYVLRSGLFLPPLMLNADETEAIVLGLRYVDQRGDEVLSKAAADALAKIAAVLDPKAQDALRNPTVLPGPPGCGYPKNAVPLNVFRQAIRDQAKLHIDYADANQVPSQRLIWPLALGFLNEVRIIVAWCELRSAYRTFRTDRISAASEQGERYPGRRSDLLRTWRKQMQLDETGRFTPDKN is encoded by the coding sequence GTGTCGCGAACCACCCGTTTACTGACCTTGTTACAAGTGCTGCGGGGCAAAAGTCGTCCAGTGACTGCCGCGACATTGGCCAGCGAGCTGGAGATTTCCGAGCGCACGCTGTACCGCGACATCGCTGAACTCACCGCACTCGGTGCGCCGATTTTTGGCGAGGCGGGGATCGGCTATGTGTTGCGCAGCGGTCTGTTTCTACCGCCCCTGATGCTCAATGCCGATGAAACCGAAGCCATCGTGCTCGGTTTGCGCTACGTGGATCAGCGTGGCGATGAAGTCTTGAGCAAAGCCGCGGCCGATGCCCTGGCAAAGATCGCCGCCGTGCTCGACCCTAAGGCCCAGGACGCCTTACGCAACCCGACGGTGCTGCCGGGCCCGCCGGGTTGTGGCTATCCGAAAAATGCCGTGCCGTTGAATGTGTTTCGTCAGGCCATCCGCGATCAGGCCAAGCTGCACATCGATTACGCGGACGCCAACCAGGTACCCAGTCAACGGCTGATCTGGCCCCTGGCCCTGGGGTTTCTCAATGAGGTGCGGATTATCGTCGCCTGGTGTGAGTTGCGCAGTGCTTATCGCACGTTCCGTACCGACCGGATCTCGGCCGCCAGTGAACAAGGTGAGCGCTATCCAGGGCGGCGCAGCGACCTGTTGCGCACCTGGCGCAAGCAGATGCAACTGGATGAAACAGGGCGTTTCACTCCTGACAAGAACTGA
- a CDS encoding YqjD family protein, producing MARKIIDQVAEDQIKDQVFSELQALIEESEKLLKSSASLVGEEADTLRGQIAQKLQQARDSVTSVRDRTRPAVDATETYIGGHPWQTVAISAGFGLVVGLLLGRR from the coding sequence ATGGCCCGCAAAATCATCGATCAAGTCGCCGAAGATCAAATCAAGGATCAGGTCTTCAGCGAACTTCAGGCCCTGATCGAAGAGTCGGAAAAACTGCTGAAGAGCAGTGCTTCACTGGTCGGTGAGGAAGCGGACACCCTTCGTGGACAAATCGCCCAGAAACTCCAGCAGGCCCGGGACTCGGTCACCAGTGTTCGTGACCGGACCAGACCCGCGGTCGACGCCACCGAAACCTATATCGGCGGTCATCCATGGCAAACCGTGGCCATCTCTGCGGGTTTCGGTCTGGTGGTCGGTCTGTTGTTGGGTCGGCGCTGA